One window of the Camelus ferus isolate YT-003-E chromosome 12, BCGSAC_Cfer_1.0, whole genome shotgun sequence genome contains the following:
- the AMDHD1 gene encoding probable imidazolonepropionase isoform X2, with protein sequence MLSENSFREKRLKKELTVLGNASCQLAGATYMEIHQAGGGINFTVEHTRQASEEELFISLQQRLQCMIRAGTTLVECKSGYGLSLDMELKMLRVIERARRELDIGISATYCGAHSVPKGKTATEAADDIISNHLPKLNELGRSGEIHVDSIDVFCEKGVFDLDSTRRILQNGKDIGLQINFHGDELHPMKAAELGAELGAQAISHLEEVSDEGIAAMATARCSAVLLPTTAYMLRLKQPRARKMLDEGVIVALGSDFNPNAYCFSMPVVMHLACVNMRMSMPEALAAATINAAYALGKSHTHGSLEVGKQGDLIIISSSRWEHLIYQFGGHHELIEYVIAKGKVIYKK encoded by the exons ATGCTATCCGAAAACAGTTTTCGGGAGAAACGTTTGAAGAAAGAATTGACTGTTCTGGGAAATGCATCTTGCCAG TTGGCAGGAGCCACATACATGGAAATCCACCAGGCTGGAGGAGGCATCAACTTCACAGTGGAGCACACGCGCCAGGCCTCAGAGGAGGAGCTGTTCATTTCCCTCCAGCAGCGGCTTCAGTGCATGATAAGGGCGGGGACCACGCTGGTGGAGTGCAAGAGTGGATACGGTCTCAGCCTGGACATGGAGCTTAAGATGCTGCGTGTGATTGAGCGCGCCCGGCGGGAGCTGGACATCGGCATCTCCGCCACTTACTGCGGGGCTCACTCAGTGCCAAA AGGAAAAACTGCTACGGAAGCTGCTGATGACATCATCAGTAACCACCTCCCAAAGCTGAACGAACTTGGCAGGAGTGGGGAAATACACGTTGACAGTATAGATGTGTTCTGTGAGAAGGGCGTCTTTGATCTGGATTCCACCAGAAGGATTCTCCAAAATGGCAAAGATATAGGGTTACAGATCAACTTCCATGGGGATGAACTCCACCCAATGAAGGCTGCTGAG CTTGGGGCAGAACTGGGAGCCCAGGCAATCAGTCACCTGGAAGAAGTGAGTGATGAAGGCATCGCTGCCATGGCAACAGCCAGATGCTCTGCTGTCCTTCTGCCCACCACGGCCTACATGCTGAG aCTGAAGCAACCTCGAGCCAGGAAGATGCTAGATGAAGGGGTAATAGTTGCTTTGGGCAGCGATTTCAACCCTAATGCATATTGCTTTTCaatg CCAGTGGTCATGCATCTGGCCTGTGTAAACATGAGGATGTCCATGCCTGAGGCCTTGGCTGCTGCCACCATCAATGCCGCTTACGCCCTGGGAAAATCTCACACCCATGGATCTTTAGAAGTTGGCAAACAGGGAGATCTCATTATCATCAGTTCATCCAG ATGGGAGCATTTGATTTACCAGTTTGGAGGCCATCACGAATTAATTGAATATGTTATAGCTAAAGGAAAAGTCATCTACAAAAAATGA
- the AMDHD1 gene encoding probable imidazolonepropionase isoform X1: protein MASGHRLLLENARQVVLVCARGERFLARDALRSLAVLEGASLVVGTDGLIKAIGPADAIRKQFSGETFEERIDCSGKCILPGLVDAHTHPVWAGERVHEFAMKLAGATYMEIHQAGGGINFTVEHTRQASEEELFISLQQRLQCMIRAGTTLVECKSGYGLSLDMELKMLRVIERARRELDIGISATYCGAHSVPKGKTATEAADDIISNHLPKLNELGRSGEIHVDSIDVFCEKGVFDLDSTRRILQNGKDIGLQINFHGDELHPMKAAELGAELGAQAISHLEEVSDEGIAAMATARCSAVLLPTTAYMLRLKQPRARKMLDEGVIVALGSDFNPNAYCFSMPVVMHLACVNMRMSMPEALAAATINAAYALGKSHTHGSLEVGKQGDLIIISSSRWEHLIYQFGGHHELIEYVIAKGKVIYKK, encoded by the exons ATGGCGAGCGGCCACCGCCTCCTGCTGGAGAATGCTCGGCAAGTGGTGCTTGTGTGCGCCCGTGGCGAGCGCTTCCTGGCCCGGGACGCGCTGCGCAGCCTGGCGGTGTTGGAGGGCGCCAGCCTAGTAGTGGGCAC AGACGGGCTCATAAAAGCCATTGGTCCTGCTGATGCTATCCGAAAACAGTTTTCGGGAGAAACGTTTGAAGAAAGAATTGACTGTTCTGGGAAATGCATCTTGCCAG GTTTAgtggatgcacacacacacccagtatGGGCTGGTGAAAGAGTTCATGAGTTTGCAATGAAG TTGGCAGGAGCCACATACATGGAAATCCACCAGGCTGGAGGAGGCATCAACTTCACAGTGGAGCACACGCGCCAGGCCTCAGAGGAGGAGCTGTTCATTTCCCTCCAGCAGCGGCTTCAGTGCATGATAAGGGCGGGGACCACGCTGGTGGAGTGCAAGAGTGGATACGGTCTCAGCCTGGACATGGAGCTTAAGATGCTGCGTGTGATTGAGCGCGCCCGGCGGGAGCTGGACATCGGCATCTCCGCCACTTACTGCGGGGCTCACTCAGTGCCAAA AGGAAAAACTGCTACGGAAGCTGCTGATGACATCATCAGTAACCACCTCCCAAAGCTGAACGAACTTGGCAGGAGTGGGGAAATACACGTTGACAGTATAGATGTGTTCTGTGAGAAGGGCGTCTTTGATCTGGATTCCACCAGAAGGATTCTCCAAAATGGCAAAGATATAGGGTTACAGATCAACTTCCATGGGGATGAACTCCACCCAATGAAGGCTGCTGAG CTTGGGGCAGAACTGGGAGCCCAGGCAATCAGTCACCTGGAAGAAGTGAGTGATGAAGGCATCGCTGCCATGGCAACAGCCAGATGCTCTGCTGTCCTTCTGCCCACCACGGCCTACATGCTGAG aCTGAAGCAACCTCGAGCCAGGAAGATGCTAGATGAAGGGGTAATAGTTGCTTTGGGCAGCGATTTCAACCCTAATGCATATTGCTTTTCaatg CCAGTGGTCATGCATCTGGCCTGTGTAAACATGAGGATGTCCATGCCTGAGGCCTTGGCTGCTGCCACCATCAATGCCGCTTACGCCCTGGGAAAATCTCACACCCATGGATCTTTAGAAGTTGGCAAACAGGGAGATCTCATTATCATCAGTTCATCCAG ATGGGAGCATTTGATTTACCAGTTTGGAGGCCATCACGAATTAATTGAATATGTTATAGCTAAAGGAAAAGTCATCTACAAAAAATGA